Proteins from one Lacrimispora sphenoides genomic window:
- a CDS encoding tRNA threonylcarbamoyladenosine dehydratase, protein MLNQFSRTQLLLGEDAMEKLKSAKVAVFGIGGVGGYVVEALVRSGVRSFVLVDDDKVCLTNLNRQIIATRKTVGKYKVEVMKDRILEINPDAEVEMHQCFYLPENADDFDFKNYDYVVDAVDTVTAKLELIMRAKEAGVPVISCMGAGNKLDPTKFQVADIYKTTMCPLAKVMRRELKKRGVKKLKVVFSTEKPTRPLEDMSISCRTNCICPPGAKHKCTERRDIPGSVAFVPSVAGLIIAGEVIKDLSLNGKMGR, encoded by the coding sequence TTGTTAAACCAGTTTTCAAGAACCCAGTTGTTATTGGGTGAAGATGCCATGGAAAAATTGAAGAGTGCAAAGGTTGCTGTATTTGGTATCGGCGGCGTAGGCGGATATGTGGTAGAAGCCTTGGTAAGAAGCGGAGTCCGTTCCTTTGTACTAGTTGATGATGATAAGGTTTGTCTTACCAATTTAAACAGGCAGATCATAGCCACCAGAAAAACGGTAGGCAAATATAAAGTTGAAGTAATGAAGGACAGAATATTGGAAATCAATCCAGATGCCGAAGTGGAAATGCACCAGTGCTTCTACTTGCCGGAAAATGCGGATGATTTTGATTTTAAAAATTATGATTATGTAGTAGATGCAGTTGATACTGTAACCGCAAAGCTTGAACTGATCATGCGGGCAAAAGAGGCAGGCGTACCGGTTATCAGCTGTATGGGTGCAGGCAATAAACTGGACCCTACAAAATTTCAGGTTGCGGATATTTATAAAACCACCATGTGTCCCCTTGCTAAGGTCATGCGCAGAGAGCTTAAGAAAAGGGGCGTAAAGAAGCTTAAGGTTGTTTTTTCCACAGAAAAGCCAACAAGGCCTCTGGAGGATATGTCCATCAGCTGCAGGACAAACTGTATCTGCCCGCCGGGAGCCAAACATAAGTGCACGGAGCGGAGAGATATTCCCGGAAGCGTGGCCTTTGTTCCTTCTGTGGCAGGGCTTATCATAGCCGGAGAAGTGATCAAGGATCTGTCTCTAAATGGAAAGATGGGGAGGTAA
- a CDS encoding CAP domain-containing protein: MRKLTALGMITLTLTSMIPLTANAAVAKPYSQCNNGRNVVTVSKNCNLDDLKSRLQQLGVDGNNVDWSKLINNGNSGKNCNNGNTGNTGNNGNTGNTGNTGNNGNTGNNGNTGNTGNNENSGNNGNTGTTPDDSTDTSTNKSYTQQVVDLVNAERAKEGLAPLTIDPNVEKAATVRANEIQSNFDHTRPNGSSFSTALKEQGVNYRGAGENIAWGQKTPQDVVNAWMNSAGHRANIMNKSYTHIGVGNTQNNSGTQYWVQLFTY, encoded by the coding sequence TTGAGAAAACTAACGGCACTTGGAATGATTACACTTACTTTAACGAGTATGATACCATTGACAGCTAATGCAGCGGTGGCAAAACCTTACAGCCAATGCAACAATGGAAGGAATGTAGTAACAGTGAGCAAGAACTGTAATTTAGATGATTTAAAGTCTAGATTGCAGCAATTAGGAGTTGATGGAAATAACGTCGACTGGTCTAAGCTCATCAATAACGGTAATTCAGGCAAGAATTGTAATAATGGTAACACTGGTAATACTGGTAACAACGGTAATACTGGTAATACCGGAAATACTGGAAATAATGGAAATACCGGTAACAACGGTAACACCGGAAATACCGGCAATAATGAAAATTCCGGCAATAATGGAAATACCGGTACTACTCCAGATGACTCTACGGACACTTCGACCAATAAGTCCTATACCCAGCAGGTAGTAGACCTTGTGAATGCTGAAAGAGCAAAAGAAGGACTGGCTCCTCTTACCATTGATCCTAATGTGGAGAAGGCAGCAACCGTGAGAGCCAATGAGATACAGTCAAATTTTGACCATACACGGCCAAATGGCAGCTCATTCTCAACTGCTTTAAAAGAGCAGGGCGTGAATTACCGCGGCGCAGGCGAGAACATTGCTTGGGGACAGAAAACTCCTCAGGATGTTGTAAATGCCTGGATGAACAGTGCAGGTCATCGTGCAAACATCATGAATAAGAGCTATACACATATTGGTGTAGGCAATACTCAGAATAACTCCGGAACTCAGTACTGGGTACAGTTATTTACATATTAA
- a CDS encoding YmaF family protein, whose amino-acid sequence MDNYSQDWFKECCDCHNKRQTHDHEVQGSVEIAEREEDPHNHRFATVSGEAIPAGKSHIHEVKFRTDFYENHFHEFRGKTSLAIPVGGGRHVHFLESVTEVSDGHFHEFRVATLIEDPIGEEA is encoded by the coding sequence ATGGATAACTATAGCCAAGATTGGTTTAAAGAATGTTGTGATTGCCATAATAAGCGGCAGACACACGATCATGAAGTTCAAGGCAGCGTAGAGATAGCAGAACGCGAAGAAGATCCCCATAATCATCGTTTTGCTACGGTTTCTGGTGAAGCAATTCCTGCTGGTAAAAGCCACATTCATGAAGTAAAATTTAGAACAGATTTTTATGAAAATCATTTTCATGAATTTCGTGGCAAAACATCGCTTGCAATTCCTGTTGGGGGTGGCAGACATGTTCATTTTCTGGAATCCGTTACAGAAGTGAGCGATGGTCACTTTCATGAATTTAGAGTAGCCACCTTGATTGAAGATCCTATCGGCGAAGAAGCCTAA
- a CDS encoding cation-translocating P-type ATPase: protein MENWYVASIAETLEHFNTNENTGISDQEVANRQSKYGKNEFAKQEKTSLIKEILHHLKDISTIILLLAALLSLGMALKDGHGFIEPVVIVSIVILNLILAITQERGAEKALEALSSLNSPNCIVIRDGIQKEMDTSELVPGDIIKLQLGSIVPADARLITSTNLQVDESALTGESEPSEKDADILLQGSVPLGDQLNMVFSSCHVTSGHGLAMVTATGMQTEMGKIAGYLNNSQKLKTPLQRRLERIAKSISIVAIAAAVLLFAIGILQGESVWSMVMLAATLAVAAVPETLNLIVTLSLSQGVKNMVNKNALIRKLSAVETLGNTSVICSDKTGTLTQNRMTIEKLWIPGNEPFKAVDEFVKDQIELLSMFALASNASVQEEEDGTLTIMGNPTEKAIMRLLHEKGLSKERISEQYRIVGEIPFSSERKMMTIVLEASSGGYLILTKGALDRLPLKAFDEKAKNEVDYVHKIFAGEALRVLALGIRYVKEAPSMENPEEIEQDLELCGLIGLIDPARPEAAQAVERAKMAGIRTIMITGDHAATASAIARNIGILGENEKVLTGQQLNDMSDEDLCRNIHHYSVYARVSPEDKIRIVEAWQENGEVVSMTGDGVNDTPALKAADVGISMGQSGTEVAKSASDMILTDDNFATIIDAVSEGRNVFSNIRKTVYFLLVCNISEIVIMLVAQLKGWGIPVTPIMLLLVNVLGDGIPGICLSRDTSDPRLMDREPIRRDEGFLAGGLLPVIIQQTIACSVVVLVGYYIGTFRTLPGMQEPSQAIGQTVAFLVLGWTSILHLFTVRSRKSIFKRTIKDNPPVLYSTMAMIAVFSLLVAFPPIGKIFGLTAIGSYHWLFAAGLSLIPTVVAEIGKFIDEQTNIREIYEYRNRVIRHRIRKDDSF from the coding sequence GTGGAAAATTGGTATGTAGCTAGCATAGCAGAGACACTTGAACATTTTAATACGAACGAAAATACTGGAATATCGGATCAAGAGGTAGCAAACCGACAAAGCAAGTATGGAAAAAATGAGTTTGCAAAGCAGGAAAAAACCAGTTTGATCAAAGAAATCCTGCACCATCTTAAAGATATTTCAACGATAATCCTGCTTTTGGCTGCCTTGCTGTCTTTGGGGATGGCATTGAAGGATGGTCATGGTTTTATAGAGCCAGTTGTAATCGTTTCGATTGTTATCTTAAACCTAATACTTGCAATAACCCAGGAGCGGGGCGCTGAAAAAGCCCTGGAGGCATTGTCCAGCTTAAACTCTCCTAACTGTATTGTTATACGGGATGGCATACAAAAAGAGATGGATACAAGTGAATTGGTTCCCGGTGATATCATTAAGCTTCAACTGGGAAGCATTGTTCCTGCCGACGCACGCCTGATCACCAGCACCAATTTACAGGTGGATGAATCGGCGCTCACAGGAGAAAGCGAGCCATCGGAAAAAGATGCGGATATTCTGCTGCAGGGCAGTGTTCCCCTGGGAGATCAGCTTAATATGGTATTCTCCAGCTGTCATGTAACATCAGGACATGGGTTAGCCATGGTTACTGCTACCGGAATGCAGACAGAGATGGGGAAGATTGCAGGATATCTTAACAACTCACAGAAATTAAAAACACCGCTGCAGCGGCGTTTGGAGCGAATTGCAAAGTCCATCAGCATTGTTGCCATTGCAGCAGCTGTATTGCTCTTTGCCATCGGTATATTACAGGGAGAATCCGTTTGGTCCATGGTTATGCTTGCGGCCACGCTGGCTGTAGCAGCAGTACCGGAAACCCTGAATTTAATTGTAACCTTATCCCTTTCCCAGGGCGTTAAAAATATGGTGAATAAAAATGCTCTGATCCGCAAGCTGTCCGCAGTAGAGACTCTTGGAAACACCTCGGTCATCTGCTCAGATAAGACCGGAACACTGACGCAGAACCGGATGACCATTGAAAAGCTTTGGATTCCTGGAAATGAGCCGTTTAAAGCCGTAGATGAATTTGTGAAGGATCAGATAGAGCTTCTTTCGATGTTTGCACTGGCAAGTAACGCCTCTGTCCAGGAAGAAGAGGATGGTACCTTAACCATCATGGGAAATCCGACGGAGAAAGCCATCATGCGCCTTCTCCATGAAAAGGGCTTATCCAAAGAACGTATTTCTGAGCAATACCGCATCGTAGGAGAAATCCCTTTTTCTTCTGAACGTAAGATGATGACCATTGTTTTGGAGGCGTCCTCGGGAGGATATTTAATTCTTACGAAAGGTGCTCTAGACCGATTGCCTCTCAAAGCATTTGATGAGAAAGCAAAGAATGAAGTTGATTATGTTCATAAGATTTTTGCCGGAGAGGCACTTCGTGTTCTGGCCCTTGGGATCCGATATGTAAAGGAAGCTCCTTCTATGGAAAACCCGGAGGAAATTGAGCAGGATCTGGAATTATGCGGACTTATTGGTTTAATTGATCCGGCTCGTCCGGAAGCAGCCCAGGCAGTAGAAAGGGCAAAGATGGCCGGTATCCGTACCATCATGATCACCGGGGATCATGCGGCGACAGCAAGTGCAATCGCTAGAAACATTGGAATTCTAGGTGAAAATGAAAAGGTTCTTACCGGACAGCAGTTAAATGATATGTCTGATGAAGACCTTTGCAGGAATATCCATCATTACTCTGTTTATGCCCGGGTTTCCCCTGAGGATAAGATCCGCATTGTTGAAGCATGGCAGGAAAATGGAGAGGTTGTTTCCATGACCGGGGACGGTGTCAATGATACGCCGGCACTGAAGGCAGCAGACGTTGGAATCTCCATGGGTCAAAGCGGAACTGAAGTAGCAAAAAGTGCTTCTGACATGATTTTAACAGATGATAACTTTGCTACGATTATAGATGCGGTATCAGAGGGGAGGAATGTTTTCTCGAATATCAGAAAAACTGTTTACTTTCTGCTGGTATGCAATATTTCGGAAATTGTCATTATGCTGGTTGCCCAGTTAAAAGGCTGGGGTATCCCTGTAACACCGATCATGCTGTTGTTAGTCAATGTGCTGGGTGACGGTATTCCGGGAATTTGCTTATCCAGGGATACTTCGGATCCTCGCCTTATGGATCGGGAACCTATCCGCAGAGACGAAGGATTTTTAGCCGGCGGCCTTCTTCCGGTAATTATACAGCAGACCATTGCGTGCTCGGTTGTGGTTCTGGTTGGATATTACATCGGTACGTTCCGGACACTTCCTGGAATGCAGGAACCCTCTCAGGCAATCGGACAGACCGTTGCCTTTCTGGTTTTAGGTTGGACCTCCATCCTACATTTATTTACAGTCCGCAGCAGGAAGTCTATCTTCAAGCGGACGATTAAAGATAATCCGCCGGTATTATACAGTACCATGGCCATGATCGCAGTATTCAGCCTTCTGGTGGCATTCCCGCCCATAGGTAAAATCTTTGGTTTAACTGCCATAGGTTCTTATCACTGGCTGTTTGCAGCTGGTCTTTCCCTAATACCGACGGTCGTAGCTGAGATTGGAAAATTCATTGATGAACAGACAAACATTCGCGAGATATATGAATACCGAAATCGTGTGATCCGCCACCGGATAAGAAAAGACGACAGTTTTTAA
- a CDS encoding RrF2 family transcriptional regulator yields the protein MKISTKGRYAVRLMIDLAEHNHGEYIPLMDIAKRQEISEKYLESIVSVLSKSNLLISLRGKGGGYKLAKNPEDYTVGSILRLTEGSLAPVSCLEGEVNDCTRACHCRTLPMWEGFNKLINDYFDGITIADLVSSSDYSNDYII from the coding sequence ATGAAGATTTCAACAAAAGGCCGCTATGCGGTAAGACTCATGATAGATCTGGCTGAGCACAATCATGGAGAATATATTCCTCTCATGGATATTGCAAAGAGGCAGGAGATATCGGAAAAATACTTAGAATCCATTGTTTCGGTTCTGAGTAAAAGCAATCTGCTCATTTCCCTGAGGGGAAAGGGCGGCGGTTATAAACTGGCGAAAAATCCGGAGGATTATACCGTAGGCAGTATATTAAGGCTTACGGAAGGATCTCTTGCTCCGGTTTCCTGCCTGGAAGGAGAGGTGAATGACTGCACAAGGGCCTGTCATTGCCGGACACTACCCATGTGGGAGGGTTTCAATAAGCTGATTAATGATTACTTTGACGGAATAACCATAGCTGATCTGGTTTCCAGCAGCGATTATTCAAACGATTATATTATATAA
- a CDS encoding rhodanese-like domain-containing protein, which translates to MFDGDMAQEHYLSLEQMKKMSPEEYVLVDVRDQTAYNHGFIPGAINIEKEALLNGEPSLPRDRKIILYCLKGIISEEAAEHLTKQGYEAYNLRGGYGEWLLRAMEKEDTGKERLEEIEKSIRKKFHKELFSRFAKAVNEYELVKENDRVAVCISGGKDSMLMAKLFQELRRHNKFPFELVFLVMDPGYNETNRQVIENNAKLLNIPITVFETQIFDAVYDVQKSPCYLCARMRRGYLYSKAKELGCNKIALGHHYDDVIETILMGMMYGAQIQTMMPKLHSTNFEGMELIRPMYLVREDDIKGWRDYNDLHFIQCACRFTDTCTTCRTDGSTGSKRMEIKDLIRQLKEVNPYIESNIFKSVENVNLNTIIAYKENGNVHHFLDGYDLDT; encoded by the coding sequence ATGTTTGACGGCGATATGGCTCAGGAGCACTATCTTTCATTGGAACAAATGAAGAAAATGAGCCCGGAGGAATATGTGCTTGTAGACGTCAGGGATCAGACGGCATACAACCATGGATTTATACCGGGGGCTATCAATATTGAAAAAGAAGCATTGTTGAATGGGGAGCCTTCCCTTCCAAGGGACAGGAAGATCATATTATATTGCTTAAAAGGGATCATCAGTGAAGAGGCTGCAGAGCATCTGACAAAACAGGGATATGAAGCGTATAACCTTCGCGGCGGCTATGGAGAATGGCTGCTTCGGGCCATGGAGAAAGAGGATACGGGAAAAGAACGCCTGGAAGAAATAGAAAAGAGCATCCGGAAGAAATTTCATAAAGAACTGTTCAGTAGATTTGCCAAGGCCGTTAATGAGTATGAGCTGGTAAAGGAAAATGACAGGGTTGCCGTCTGTATTTCAGGGGGTAAGGATTCCATGCTCATGGCAAAGCTGTTTCAGGAATTAAGACGGCACAATAAGTTTCCTTTTGAGCTGGTCTTTCTTGTCATGGACCCAGGCTACAACGAAACCAACCGGCAGGTAATCGAAAACAATGCAAAGCTTTTGAATATACCCATCACCGTATTTGAAACCCAGATTTTTGATGCGGTTTATGATGTGCAGAAATCCCCGTGCTATCTGTGTGCCAGAATGAGGCGGGGCTATTTATACAGCAAGGCAAAGGAACTGGGCTGTAATAAGATCGCCCTGGGACATCATTACGATGATGTCATTGAAACAATTCTGATGGGCATGATGTACGGAGCACAGATACAGACCATGATGCCCAAGCTACACAGTACGAATTTTGAAGGAATGGAACTCATCCGCCCTATGTATCTCGTACGGGAGGATGATATTAAGGGTTGGAGAGATTACAATGACCTGCACTTCATTCAATGTGCATGCCGGTTTACGGATACCTGTACGACCTGCAGGACCGACGGCAGCACCGGATCAAAGAGAATGGAGATAAAAGATTTAATCAGGCAGTTAAAGGAAGTAAACCCGTATATTGAAAGTAATATATTTAAGAGCGTGGAAAATGTGAATTTAAATACCATCATTGCATACAAGGAAAATGGAAATGTACATCACTTCCTTGACGGTTATGATTTGGACACATAA